Genomic DNA from uncultured Methanospirillum sp.:
ATATTGTTTTCAAAACAGATGATAATTGATTCTTATTATTTTGGCATACCCAACCAATTTTATTTTCTTTTATAATATTCGCAATCATACATGCCTGTGTAACAACGACAGGCGTTCCACAAGATAATGCCTCTAATACAGTATTTGGAAATGCTTCTTGAATTGAAGGAAGAACGTAGACATCCGCATCTACATAAGCAAGAAATTTTTCCTTATTATATAAAGGTCCAGTAATTATGATTTTATCTTCGAGATTAAACCGTTTGATCTGTTTTTTAATATATGATAGATAACCATCATCAGGCCCTACGATAACTAAAATAACATTATCAATTTCTAAACAGATGTCTGAATAAGATTCTATCAATAGATCCAATCCTTTAATTTTATGTAAACGCCCCAAGAAAAGAATTATCTGTTTATCTTGAGGAATATTAAACCTTTTTTTAAATTTTCCAATCTCTCCTAAATTAGTAAAAAGGGTTGAATCAAATGCATTTGGAATAATTTTAATGTTCTCTTGCCTTACTCCCATTTGTTTATATTGATCCGCTTCAATTGTCGTTAGTGCGATAGCTTTTGTCGCATCTCTTAAAATTTTGTATCCCCAAAAATGATCAAAAATATATTTTAAATATTGTTTTTCGAATGATTGTAATAAATCTCCATGACTTTGGATAATATATGGAATACCATACTTTTTAGCGTAATAATGGGTAATAATTGCAAGTATTGTTCGATGTTCATGAATATGGATAACATCGAAATATTGGATTTGCTTTCTAATTATAAAGGGAAAATAATAAGGGGTTGCGATTTTAAGGTATATACGAAGCCAATTAGAGATGTTTCTAAAATAGTATACATTAATGCCATCAATAACAACTTTCGTATTTTTTTTTGTTTTTAATCTTGGAATACATCCGTCAGTAGTATATACTGTTACATTATGACCTTTCTTTACGAATTG
This window encodes:
- a CDS encoding glycosyltransferase codes for the protein MNILRITHSFYPCHGAGGVVKGSYNLSKQFVKKGHNVTVYTTDGCIPRLKTKKNTKVVIDGINVYYFRNISNWLRIYLKIATPYYFPFIIRKQIQYFDVIHIHEHRTILAIITHYYAKKYGIPYIIQSHGDLLQSFEKQYLKYIFDHFWGYKILRDATKAIALTTIEADQYKQMGVRQENIKIIPNAFDSTLFTNLGEIGKFKKRFNIPQDKQIILFLGRLHKIKGLDLLIESYSDICLEIDNVILVIVGPDDGYLSYIKKQIKRFNLEDKIIITGPLYNKEKFLAYVDADVYVLPSIQEAFPNTVLEALSCGTPVVVTQACMIANIIKENKIGWVCQNNKNQLSSVLKTILLNPSLGEQIGNKGKKFVKTNFDWKHVLTYWESVFEDVKN